In Onthophagus taurus isolate NC chromosome 6, IU_Otau_3.0, whole genome shotgun sequence, a genomic segment contains:
- the LOC111414960 gene encoding uncharacterized protein — protein sequence MDDTFPDIYADLDQIDFAEKYAELQEINETHIKNIESLTNEVNTLNKKLKEFQTTQEKITRNLSELFKTAKAEIARKDRMIAELRKQVDDILFRRNNHGEQRKRPIQEDIGEQKSIENKRPKFEKNQDRYEKSQERQEKNADKYREKSHEKQESYHRRDYRDREKSTNYSTSSYRGDSRKYEYKDDYRGPKYTKYTERRSQDKRYVDTRLTNDNKFKQSRRDSKSKDIRDEKENKTDINTKNIENKNVKNDLHTDDAKISKLDLEAYVPIEKIEIEEGEIEENEGIDKNVVKKVENKSKIKANKTANKLENVPKKEKCIKEEFKNVETQNILDISENKLTSNEIITETLNSSAQELQNAINSIKVQSSEESINDETINEETLQSIVDPNDSSIITQGNCIKLTNNCNRSFRSRRKRVVITVTD from the exons ATGGATGATACCTTTCCAGATATATACGCAGATTTAGACCAAATCGATTTTGCCGAAAAATATGCtgag CTCCAAGAAATAAACGAAAcccatattaaaaatatagaatcGTTGACTAACGAAGTTAATACGttgaataagaaattaaagGAATTTCAAACAACTCAAGAAAAAATAACTCGCAATTTATCGGAACTTTTTAAGACTGCCAAAGCTGAAATTGCTAGGAAAGATCGTATGATAGCTGAATTAAGGAAACAAGTTGATGATATACTGTTTAGAAGGAATAATCACGGTGAGCAAAGGAAAAGGCCAATACAAGAAGATATTGGAGAacaaaaatcaattgaaaataaacgaccgaaatttgagaaaaatcaagatagatacgaaaagaGTCAAGAGAGACAAGAAAAAAATGCTGATAAATATCGCGAAAAATCccatgaaaaacaagaatCATATCATAGGAGAGATTATCGTGACAGAGAAAAATCTACTAATTACTCCACTTCAAGTTACAGGGGGGACTCAAGAAAATATGAATATAAAGACGACTATAGGGGAcctaaatatacaaaatacaCCGAACGAAGGTCTCAAGATAAACGATATGTAGATACTAGATTAACAAatgataacaaatttaaacaatcaagGCGAGATAGTAAAAGTAAAGATATTAGggatgaaaaagaaaataaaactgaCATAAACACAAagaacattgaaaataaaaatgttaaaaacgatTTACATACTGATGATGCTAAGATTTCTAAGCTTGATTTAGAAGCTTATGTTCcaattgaaaaaattgaaattgaagaggGCGAAATTGAAGAGAATGAAGGTATTGATAAGAATGTTGTAAAAAaggttgaaaataaaagtaagataaaagcaaataaaactgctaataaattggaaaatgtaccaaagaaagaaaaatgtataaaagaagaattcaaaaatgttgaaacgcAAAACATTCTTGATAttagtgaaaataaattaacttccaatgaaattattacagaaactttaaattcaaGTGCCCAAGAACTACAAAATGCAATTAATAGTATTAAAGTTCAATCGAGTGAAGAATCGATTAATGACGAAACTATTAATGAAGAAACTCTTCAATCGATTGTTGATCCAAATGATTCATCAATCATTACTCAGGGTAATTGCATAAAGTTAACAAACAATTGTAATAGGAGTTTTAGAAGTCGTAGAAAGCGTGTTGTTATTACTGTTActgattaa